Proteins from a single region of Tumebacillus amylolyticus:
- the thiI gene encoding tRNA uracil 4-sulfurtransferase ThiI — translation MYSTLIARLGGEIAIKGKNRSHFEKMLMENMRGVVKSLGVKVAREGGRIEVRLNGADMDETISRLKNVFGINSLSPVAEVELDIEKIKESALLVVQDALSKRTTPVTFKVEARRANKRFPMESPEIAQEVGRYVLSRTEGALKVDVHKPELRLMVEVRESKAYLTCDVIPGPGGLPVGTSGRVLLLLSGGIDSPVAGYLTLKRGAILEAIHFHSFPFTSERAQEKVNDLAKMLAQHGGRIRLHNVYFTEIQRQIRMHCPEEYSVTIMRRIMMRIADRLAHERKCLALVTGESLGQVASQTLESMYTINNVTNIPILRPLVAMDKVDIMDIARRIGTYETSILPFEDCCTIFLPKNPKTRPKLHEAQRAEEKLDIEALITEALEKTETLLFTRES, via the coding sequence ATGTACAGTACGCTGATTGCCCGCCTGGGCGGAGAGATCGCGATCAAGGGCAAAAACCGCTCTCATTTTGAAAAAATGCTCATGGAAAACATGCGCGGCGTCGTCAAAAGTCTCGGCGTCAAAGTGGCTCGCGAAGGCGGCCGCATCGAAGTGCGTCTCAACGGAGCAGATATGGACGAAACCATCTCCCGTTTGAAAAACGTCTTCGGCATCAACTCGCTGTCTCCGGTTGCCGAAGTGGAACTCGACATCGAGAAAATCAAAGAGTCCGCTCTGCTCGTCGTGCAAGACGCCTTGTCAAAACGCACGACGCCGGTCACGTTCAAAGTCGAAGCACGCCGTGCAAACAAGCGCTTCCCGATGGAGTCGCCGGAAATCGCGCAAGAGGTGGGACGCTACGTGCTCTCCCGCACCGAAGGCGCGCTGAAAGTCGATGTCCACAAACCGGAACTGCGCCTCATGGTCGAAGTCCGCGAATCGAAAGCGTATCTGACCTGTGATGTCATCCCCGGACCGGGCGGACTTCCGGTCGGCACGTCGGGCCGCGTCCTGTTGCTGCTCTCCGGCGGCATCGACTCTCCGGTTGCAGGCTACCTCACGCTGAAGCGCGGGGCGATTTTGGAAGCAATTCACTTCCACAGCTTCCCGTTCACCAGCGAACGAGCACAGGAGAAAGTCAACGACCTTGCGAAGATGCTCGCTCAGCACGGCGGCCGCATTCGCCTGCACAACGTGTACTTCACGGAGATTCAACGCCAGATTCGCATGCATTGCCCGGAAGAGTACAGCGTGACGATTATGCGCCGCATCATGATGCGCATCGCCGACCGTCTGGCACACGAGCGCAAATGTTTGGCGCTGGTCACCGGCGAATCGCTCGGCCAAGTTGCGTCCCAAACGCTTGAGAGCATGTACACGATCAACAACGTGACCAACATCCCGATTCTGCGTCCGCTGGTGGCGATGGACAAAGTCGACATCATGGACATTGCCCGCCGCATCGGCACGTACGAGACTTCGATCTTGCCGTTCGAAGACTGCTGCACGATCTTCCTGCCCAAGAACCCGAAGACCCGTCCGAAGCTGCACGAAGCGCAACGCGCAGAGGAGAAGTTGGACATCGAAGCTTTGATCACCGAAGCGCTTGAGAAGACAGAAACCCTTTTGTTTACAAGAGAATCCTAA
- a CDS encoding N-acetyltransferase: MPHVQSLQINYQTLEEFKKFRENGLEELSMLEDLRANMIEDNTVSPFYGIYEDGKLVARISLYKIGAKYNQYTEVPTDYYELMKLEVLPGYKGKGYGTSLIEFAKTLNLPVKTNVRLGAQDFFLKLGFQPVKYDPIRDRGENPYIWLPNQAD, translated from the coding sequence ATGCCACACGTTCAATCTTTGCAGATTAACTATCAGACTTTGGAAGAATTCAAGAAATTCCGTGAGAATGGCCTTGAAGAGCTCTCGATGCTTGAAGACCTGCGCGCGAACATGATTGAGGACAACACCGTCTCTCCGTTTTACGGCATCTATGAGGACGGCAAGTTGGTAGCTCGCATCAGCCTGTACAAGATCGGGGCCAAGTACAACCAGTACACCGAGGTGCCCACCGACTATTACGAATTGATGAAGCTTGAAGTTCTGCCGGGTTACAAAGGCAAGGGCTACGGCACGTCGCTCATCGAGTTTGCCAAGACTCTCAACTTGCCGGTCAAAACCAACGTGCGCCTCGGGGCGCAGGACTTTTTCTTGAAGCTCGGCTTCCAGCCGGTGAAGTATGATCCGATTCGCGACCGCGGGGAGAACCCGTACATCTGGTTGCCAAACCAAGCCGACTAA
- a CDS encoding HAD family hydrolase — protein MKAVLLDLDETLFDHRFSCEAGIEAVRERYPELQQKSLAQLEEEFYHLLNDMHKMVLQGRMTLEEARLERFRLMFLGCGHVLDPGELQKIADLYSHVYSTSRRPVPGALELLHALRAQGIQVVVLTNHMTHVQVDKLEACGLTALVDHLVTSEDVGVQKPDPRIFHHALALCGVEPHEAMMVGDSWSADILGAQASGIRSVWLNRRRTPIPDAEVAPEIFELQELASTLNLSLERRYSQHVD, from the coding sequence ATGAAAGCGGTCTTGTTGGATTTGGATGAGACGTTGTTCGATCATCGGTTTTCATGTGAGGCAGGGATTGAGGCGGTACGCGAGCGGTATCCGGAGCTGCAGCAGAAAAGCTTGGCGCAATTGGAAGAGGAATTCTACCATTTGCTCAACGACATGCACAAAATGGTGCTGCAGGGCCGGATGACGCTCGAAGAGGCGAGGTTGGAACGCTTTCGCCTGATGTTTCTCGGCTGTGGTCATGTGCTTGACCCGGGCGAGTTACAGAAAATCGCCGATCTCTACTCGCACGTGTACAGCACCTCTCGCCGCCCGGTTCCCGGAGCGTTGGAACTGCTTCATGCACTCCGCGCCCAAGGAATCCAAGTGGTTGTGCTGACCAACCACATGACTCATGTACAGGTGGACAAACTGGAAGCGTGTGGACTCACCGCGCTGGTGGACCATTTGGTCACGTCCGAAGACGTTGGCGTGCAGAAGCCCGATCCGCGAATTTTCCATCACGCCCTGGCACTTTGCGGGGTTGAACCGCACGAGGCGATGATGGTCGGGGATTCGTGGTCGGCCGACATCCTGGGCGCACAAGCGTCCGGCATTCGCTCCGTCTGGTTGAACCGCCGCCGCACCCCGATCCCGGATGCAGAAGTTGCACCGGAAATTTTTGAGTTGCAGGAACTCGCTTCCACATTGAATCTCTCGCTGGAAAGAAGGTACTCACAACATGTCGATTAA
- a CDS encoding RsfA family transcriptional regulator — protein sequence MKTVRQDAWTPEDDGVLVEVILRHIRTSSTQLAAFEEAGQTLGRTRAACGFRWNAVLRKEYAAQLEIAKAERRANRETVVQSEGVQERQVAPVELGTIGEREVESDSVDLTWCRVIKFLKARRDDDEKLRKRVKQVDTLQRENRALQEENLRLHSELSVIRGDYLALVKIMERARKEVMPSSEPIPERPTQLFKMDENGNLERME from the coding sequence ATGAAAACGGTGCGGCAAGATGCGTGGACCCCTGAGGACGACGGTGTACTGGTAGAGGTCATCTTGCGGCACATTCGCACCTCGAGCACGCAGTTGGCCGCTTTTGAAGAAGCAGGTCAAACGCTCGGACGCACCCGCGCCGCGTGCGGCTTCCGCTGGAACGCCGTGTTGCGCAAAGAATACGCCGCGCAGTTGGAGATTGCCAAAGCCGAACGGCGGGCGAACCGCGAAACGGTCGTACAGTCTGAGGGGGTGCAGGAGCGACAGGTTGCGCCGGTGGAACTCGGCACCATCGGTGAACGCGAGGTGGAGTCTGACTCTGTAGACCTGACGTGGTGTCGCGTGATCAAATTCTTGAAAGCACGTCGCGACGACGATGAGAAGTTGCGCAAACGGGTGAAGCAGGTGGACACCCTGCAACGAGAGAATCGTGCCTTGCAGGAGGAGAACTTGCGCCTGCACAGCGAGCTCTCCGTGATCCGTGGCGATTACCTCGCCTTGGTGAAGATCATGGAGCGAGCCCGCAAGGAAGTCATGCCCTCCTCCGAACCCATACCGGAGCGTCCGACTCAACTGTTCAAGATGGATGAGAACGGCAACCTGGAGCGCATGGAGTGA
- the purB gene encoding adenylosuccinate lyase, whose translation MSIKAISPLDGRYAEQMNGLNECFSEWALLKFRVHVEIEWLIKMAQIQGLDEVRSFTAEEVNTLRAIAANFDEASSARIKEIERTTKHDVKAVEYFIKEQLKDSTLVDVLEFVHFSCTSEDINNLSHALMLKTAIHDVWLPLAEKFVQGVADLAENTKDVSMLARTHGQTASPTTVGKEIAVFVYRWQRQLRQFGHLEFLGKFNGAVGNFNAHTSAYPHLNWEEIASSFVEGLGLTYNPLTTQIESHDYMAECFHAMMRFNNILLDFDRDIWQYISLGYFKQRVVAGEVGSSTMPHKVNPINFENSEANVGLSNAVLDHLANKLPISRLQRDLTDSSAIRNMGVGVAHSFLALQSALRGLNQLNINLDALAQDLNDAWEVLAEPIQTVMRKAGHDNPYEKLKELTRGAAMTEETMRAFVEGLDLEPQDKQRLLDMTPSSYIGIAPQLVKHIQK comes from the coding sequence ATGTCGATTAAAGCGATTTCTCCGCTCGACGGCCGTTACGCCGAACAGATGAACGGGTTGAATGAATGTTTCTCCGAATGGGCGCTGCTCAAATTTCGCGTTCATGTTGAAATTGAATGGCTGATCAAAATGGCGCAAATTCAAGGACTGGACGAAGTCCGTTCGTTTACCGCTGAAGAAGTGAACACCCTGCGTGCCATCGCGGCGAACTTCGATGAAGCATCGTCTGCACGCATCAAGGAAATCGAGCGCACCACCAAGCACGACGTCAAAGCGGTCGAATATTTCATCAAGGAACAACTCAAGGACTCCACGCTCGTCGACGTGCTGGAATTCGTTCACTTCTCTTGCACCTCCGAGGATATCAACAACCTCTCCCACGCGCTGATGCTCAAGACGGCGATCCACGATGTCTGGCTCCCGTTGGCGGAGAAGTTCGTGCAGGGAGTTGCGGACCTTGCAGAGAACACCAAGGACGTCTCGATGCTCGCCCGCACGCACGGCCAAACGGCATCTCCGACCACCGTCGGCAAAGAGATTGCGGTGTTCGTCTATCGTTGGCAACGTCAATTGCGCCAGTTCGGACACCTCGAATTCTTGGGCAAGTTCAACGGCGCCGTCGGCAACTTCAACGCCCACACCTCGGCGTACCCGCACTTGAATTGGGAAGAGATCGCGTCGTCGTTCGTCGAGGGCCTCGGACTTACCTACAACCCGCTGACGACGCAGATCGAGTCGCACGATTACATGGCCGAGTGCTTCCACGCCATGATGCGCTTCAACAACATTCTGCTCGACTTCGACCGTGACATCTGGCAATACATTTCACTTGGCTACTTCAAGCAACGAGTCGTCGCCGGCGAAGTCGGTTCCTCCACGATGCCGCACAAAGTCAACCCGATCAACTTCGAGAACTCCGAAGCCAACGTCGGCCTCTCCAATGCAGTTCTCGATCATCTCGCGAACAAACTGCCGATCTCCCGTCTGCAACGCGATCTCACCGACTCGTCGGCGATCCGCAACATGGGTGTCGGCGTGGCGCACTCCTTCCTCGCCCTGCAATCGGCTCTGCGCGGCCTGAACCAACTGAACATCAATTTGGATGCACTGGCGCAAGACTTGAACGACGCATGGGAAGTTCTCGCCGAACCGATCCAGACCGTCATGCGCAAAGCGGGTCATGACAACCCGTATGAAAAACTCAAGGAACTCACCCGCGGTGCCGCGATGACCGAAGAAACAATGCGCGCGTTTGTAGAGGGATTGGACCTGGAACCCCAAGACAAGCAACGTCTGCTGGACATGACCCCGTCGTCGTACATCGGGATCGCTCCGCAACTTGTGAAGCACATCCAGAAGTAA
- a CDS encoding alpha/beta fold hydrolase, which yields MPRRVLVFQKQSDSTQLWKGLTEEFEQEYRLVFINRQGIDCPPQEDAETVVQIMAEMQWSDAILVAHGDDCRLLRDLAALAPKRISALFLVDAPDDVHLSGHHSPFLHVTTANSDRQDPFVLEKTELLPEVFHAFCTLRLR from the coding sequence ATGCCGCGTCGTGTCCTTGTCTTCCAAAAGCAATCGGACAGCACACAACTCTGGAAAGGGTTGACGGAGGAATTTGAGCAGGAGTATCGCCTGGTCTTCATCAATCGCCAAGGCATCGACTGCCCGCCGCAAGAAGACGCCGAGACGGTTGTACAGATCATGGCGGAAATGCAATGGTCGGATGCGATCTTGGTCGCGCACGGAGACGACTGCCGCCTGCTTCGCGATTTGGCCGCTTTGGCACCCAAACGCATCTCGGCGCTGTTTCTGGTCGATGCGCCCGACGACGTACATCTGTCCGGCCACCACTCGCCGTTCCTCCATGTCACCACCGCCAATTCCGACCGCCAAGACCCGTTCGTGTTGGAAAAAACGGAGTTGCTGCCCGAAGTGTTTCATGCGTTCTGCACACTCCGACTGCGATAA
- a CDS encoding L,D-transpeptidase, which produces MKKLLLPAALTVWMLAGCSSTTLHNQSAHETQSAAPQPAAVKPSDPAPAPTPAPEVKPESVQAPPAQEQAQLQPNPQSQPAAQPQTQPAKPAPAPQPAPKPAPQPAQSATPAPAPQPTSTESQENWPLEQIDFSKVTLDCDLSDQRVYAKMDGQVVRTMITSSGLDTIPDNSTPRGEFQVEPERGTWFYTNNYSEGAKYWVSFKGHGVFLFHSVVMDKNQQVIEAEAQKLGTKASHGCFRLPLQDAKWIYDHVKTGTKVSIHD; this is translated from the coding sequence ATGAAGAAACTATTGCTTCCGGCTGCGCTGACTGTGTGGATGCTCGCGGGCTGTTCGTCCACGACCCTGCACAACCAATCGGCTCACGAGACGCAATCTGCCGCGCCTCAGCCAGCTGCTGTCAAACCTTCCGATCCCGCCCCGGCACCAACCCCGGCTCCCGAGGTCAAACCTGAGTCGGTGCAGGCACCACCTGCTCAAGAGCAAGCGCAACTTCAACCGAATCCTCAAAGTCAGCCGGCGGCTCAACCGCAGACCCAGCCTGCCAAGCCTGCACCTGCACCGCAGCCTGCCCCCAAACCCGCCCCGCAACCGGCACAATCTGCGACTCCTGCTCCGGCCCCACAGCCGACTTCAACGGAGAGTCAAGAGAATTGGCCGCTCGAACAGATCGATTTCAGCAAAGTGACACTCGACTGCGACCTCTCCGACCAGCGTGTGTACGCAAAAATGGACGGGCAAGTCGTTCGCACGATGATCACGTCCTCCGGCTTGGACACGATCCCCGACAACTCCACCCCGCGCGGTGAATTCCAAGTCGAGCCGGAGCGCGGCACTTGGTTTTACACCAACAACTACAGCGAAGGGGCGAAATACTGGGTTTCCTTCAAAGGCCATGGCGTGTTCCTGTTCCACAGCGTCGTCATGGACAAAAACCAACAGGTTATCGAAGCCGAAGCCCAGAAACTCGGCACCAAAGCATCGCACGGCTGTTTCAGACTCCCGCTTCAAGATGCGAAGTGGATCTACGACCATGTCAAAACCGGAACGAAAGTCTCCATTCACGACTAG
- a CDS encoding PASTA domain-containing protein: MNERILAGRYRFLEAVGGRSDLFHAQDESLDRKVAVMRLAENVTPETRPTWEQEIAKAAGLHEPHLLSIYDVVVEEPNLYLITEDLDGLILARWMRDRAPLAPELAVDLLNQLLGAVVAAERAGIQEITIAPTSVLITKDGFLKMIGYGPLLGGQERGRTHAELLHASGVLLYEMLTGDPYSDFLPTTQVLADVRNFLGRNHAGPNLWLPEHLLTIIERILAKSTRGPYTSVQELYKEIKGIHQAMSTPVLSRMESRQPTKHKSEQEPSASTSSGVGSTQALGRVKDSVKSVKDMAQGSLQKVAQLKKAEAAKKMAEETMKPKRRPMMVLAGILAVLVITVGIWWTLGSDTSTATTATGQAEQGRSIKMPNLMNKTEEQAIQILGENGYPTDRIQWVYRSADDPVTKGKVYRQSADPNTEVNTGDMLVLTVNSDQSTTPGGPGAGTVQPNQPSTQTAAGTVPDLTNLTQAAAEQTLLQLGYRYSFQIEGTGTPSGTVSKQTPAAGTQLEKGGRITFTISQ; the protein is encoded by the coding sequence ATGAACGAGCGAATCTTGGCCGGCAGATACCGTTTCTTAGAAGCGGTCGGCGGCCGAAGTGATCTGTTTCACGCGCAGGATGAATCGCTGGATCGAAAAGTGGCGGTGATGCGCCTCGCGGAAAACGTGACGCCGGAGACTCGTCCCACCTGGGAACAAGAGATCGCCAAAGCGGCTGGTTTACATGAACCGCACTTGTTGTCGATATATGATGTGGTGGTGGAGGAACCGAATCTCTACCTGATCACCGAAGACTTAGATGGCCTGATCTTGGCACGCTGGATGCGCGATCGCGCTCCGCTGGCTCCGGAACTGGCCGTTGATCTCCTGAATCAACTCCTCGGCGCAGTTGTCGCAGCGGAACGTGCGGGAATTCAAGAGATCACCATCGCACCGACCAGCGTGTTGATTACCAAGGATGGATTTCTCAAAATGATCGGCTATGGTCCGTTGCTTGGCGGTCAAGAGCGCGGACGCACGCACGCTGAACTGCTTCATGCCAGTGGTGTGTTGCTTTACGAGATGTTGACGGGAGACCCGTACTCCGACTTCCTGCCTACGACGCAGGTGCTAGCCGACGTGCGCAACTTCCTGGGTCGCAACCATGCAGGGCCGAATCTCTGGTTGCCGGAGCATCTGTTGACGATCATCGAGCGCATCCTGGCCAAATCAACGCGTGGACCCTACACGTCCGTCCAAGAGCTCTACAAGGAGATCAAGGGCATCCACCAAGCGATGAGCACGCCTGTACTCTCGCGCATGGAGAGCCGTCAGCCGACGAAGCACAAGTCGGAGCAGGAACCCTCTGCTTCAACTTCCTCCGGAGTCGGCAGCACGCAAGCGCTCGGGCGTGTGAAGGATTCCGTCAAATCGGTGAAAGACATGGCGCAAGGCTCCTTGCAAAAAGTCGCGCAACTGAAAAAAGCGGAAGCCGCCAAAAAAATGGCGGAGGAAACGATGAAGCCCAAACGCCGACCGATGATGGTTCTCGCAGGGATCTTGGCTGTTTTGGTCATCACCGTCGGAATCTGGTGGACGCTTGGCAGTGATACTTCGACCGCTACGACCGCAACAGGTCAAGCGGAGCAGGGCCGTTCGATCAAGATGCCGAATCTCATGAACAAAACGGAGGAACAGGCCATCCAAATCCTCGGCGAGAACGGCTACCCGACCGATCGCATCCAATGGGTGTATCGTTCAGCGGACGACCCGGTGACCAAGGGCAAAGTCTACCGTCAATCGGCAGACCCGAACACCGAAGTGAACACGGGCGATATGCTGGTGCTCACGGTCAACTCCGACCAAAGTACGACACCGGGCGGTCCGGGGGCAGGTACCGTCCAACCGAACCAACCGTCGACCCAAACAGCGGCAGGTACCGTACCTGACCTCACCAACCTGACACAAGCCGCCGCCGAGCAGACGTTGCTCCAACTCGGCTATCGCTACTCGTTCCAAATCGAGGGCACCGGCACACCGTCCGGCACCGTATCCAAGCAAACTCCGGCCGCGGGAACGCAGTTGGAGAAGGGCGGGCGTATCACCTTCACGATCAGCCAGTAG
- a CDS encoding DUF896 domain-containing protein yields the protein MLSSDKIDRINVLSRKKKAGTLTPEEAAEQQALRTEYLEAFRKDFRSQLDSIKFVDEDGNEVKH from the coding sequence ATGTTGAGTTCAGATAAAATCGACCGCATCAACGTCCTGTCCCGCAAGAAAAAAGCCGGTACCCTCACCCCGGAGGAAGCGGCTGAACAGCAAGCTCTCCGCACGGAATACCTCGAAGCTTTCCGCAAAGATTTCCGTTCGCAACTTGATTCGATCAAGTTTGTCGATGAGGATGGCAACGAAGTCAAGCACTAA